The following are encoded together in the Syntrophomonadaceae bacterium genome:
- a CDS encoding S-adenosylmethionine decarboxylase proenzyme, giving the protein MGRHVLAEIYGCSFDVLNDVKKVEEIMVRAALEAGAEVREYVFHKFSPQGVSGVVVISESHLAIHTWPELGYAAVDVFTCGDAVNPWDACDYMTEKFGAHRVTATEVQRGFEQPPHQRVVNL; this is encoded by the coding sequence ATGGGACGCCATGTTTTGGCAGAAATTTATGGGTGTAGCTTTGATGTGTTGAATGATGTTAAAAAGGTTGAGGAAATAATGGTTAGGGCAGCTTTGGAGGCTGGAGCTGAAGTAAGGGAGTATGTGTTTCATAAGTTTAGCCCGCAGGGAGTTAGCGGAGTAGTTGTAATCTCTGAGTCCCACTTGGCAATTCATACTTGGCCAGAGTTAGGATATGCTGCTGTCGATGTATTTACCTGTGGTGATGCAGTAAATCCTTGGGATGCATGTGATTACATGACAGAAAAGTTTGGGGCTCATCGGGTTACTGCTACTGAAGTCCAGCGCGGATTTGAACAGCCTCCTCACCAGAGAGTGGTAAATTTATAG
- a CDS encoding glycosyltransferase family 4 protein, translating to MDRLNVLHLLRPSEGGIKKHVNYLIKYHDRNLYNIYLGHPACKSLDLPIPESNKLTVNLKDRFNLLADYYTVKELVSVLSENKIHILHSHGARAFLIGCLAARWAQVPVIVATIHNFVCDSNVPWWQKAAYFKFSSVLVKNADHVFAVSRTLAEHLVEKQRLQSNKVSTLTSGVDLGCFNRVFDCGKMRMKIGLHPSEPVVATISRLIPEKGAGLFIEAAAIINRRMPKVQFLVVGDGSERNRLEKKSIALGLQKQVKFIGWHEDVPSILPLVNVVVVPSLTEGLSLTTLEAMAARRSVVAFAVGGLNELIKHGETGYLVQPRNTESLANSVIELLLNNRKNEEMGRKARRLVEENFCIQKSIDQLQQIYHRLSIEKGLKETGGKKAQKYLL from the coding sequence TTGGATCGATTAAATGTGTTGCATCTTTTACGGCCTTCAGAAGGTGGGATTAAAAAGCATGTAAACTATTTAATAAAATACCATGATCGGAATCTGTACAATATTTATCTCGGGCACCCCGCATGTAAAAGCCTGGACTTACCAATTCCTGAAAGCAACAAGCTTACTGTTAATTTAAAAGACAGATTCAATCTTCTGGCAGATTATTACACGGTAAAAGAACTTGTTAGTGTTTTATCAGAGAATAAAATACATATCCTGCATAGCCATGGAGCCAGAGCTTTTTTAATTGGCTGCTTGGCTGCCCGGTGGGCTCAAGTGCCGGTGATAGTAGCTACTATCCATAATTTTGTTTGTGATTCAAATGTTCCCTGGTGGCAGAAGGCTGCTTATTTTAAGTTTAGCTCTGTCTTGGTTAAGAACGCAGATCATGTTTTTGCTGTTTCTCGGACTTTAGCTGAGCATCTGGTGGAGAAGCAAAGACTGCAGTCAAACAAGGTTTCTACTTTAACAAGCGGTGTAGACTTGGGATGCTTTAACAGGGTTTTTGACTGCGGTAAAATGCGCATGAAAATCGGCTTGCATCCGTCAGAACCAGTTGTGGCTACTATTTCCAGGTTGATTCCCGAGAAAGGAGCAGGCCTTTTTATTGAGGCTGCTGCGATTATTAATCGAAGAATGCCAAAAGTCCAATTTCTGGTGGTTGGTGACGGTTCCGAAAGGAATAGGCTGGAAAAGAAATCTATCGCTCTTGGCCTGCAAAAACAGGTGAAGTTTATTGGTTGGCATGAAGATGTGCCTTCGATCCTTCCTTTGGTAAATGTTGTGGTGGTGCCTAGTCTGACGGAAGGATTGTCCTTGACTACACTAGAGGCGATGGCAGCCAGGCGGTCTGTTGTAGCATTTGCGGTGGGCGGTCTTAATGAGCTGATCAAACATGGTGAGACAGGTTATTTGGTCCAGCCCAGGAATACTGAAAGTCTAGCTAACAGTGTGATCGAATTGCTGCTCAATAACCGAAAAAATGAGGAGATGGGGCGAAAAGCAAGAAGATTGGTTGAAGAAAATTTTTGTATTCAAAAATCAATAGATCAATTACAGCAAATTTATCATAGATTAAGTATAGAGAAAGGGTTGAAGGAGACTGGAGGGAAAAAAGCTCAAAAATATCTTCTGTAA
- a CDS encoding ACT domain-containing protein — MKEVEKLEQSLIVSGITYDYNTAKISLFDVPDRPGIAKTVFKALAQEKINVDMIIQSTMRDELNDISFTVAEDDLVKAVTIMERIKHQVNATSISFDANVSKISIVGGGMISNAGVAAEMFEALADAGINIQMISTSEIKISCIIGAWDTEKAVKVLHEKFNLQYIS, encoded by the coding sequence ATGAAAGAGGTGGAGAAGTTGGAGCAGTCATTGATAGTGTCAGGTATTACTTATGATTATAATACTGCCAAAATATCGTTATTTGATGTCCCAGATCGGCCTGGAATCGCTAAGACGGTATTCAAAGCCCTTGCCCAGGAAAAGATTAATGTGGATATGATTATTCAAAGCACAATGCGAGACGAGCTTAATGATATTTCATTTACCGTCGCAGAGGATGACCTTGTAAAGGCTGTAACAATAATGGAAAGAATAAAACACCAGGTTAATGCTACCAGCATTTCCTTTGATGCAAATGTTTCCAAAATCAGCATTGTTGGGGGTGGGATGATTTCAAATGCAGGGGTAGCTGCTGAAATGTTCGAGGCTTTAGCAGATGCAGGTATCAATATTCAAATGATCAGCACGTCAGAAATAAAAATATCATGTATTATTGGCGCCTGGGATACCGAGAAGGCGGTTAAAGTGCTCCATGAAAAATTCAATTTGCAGTATATATCATGA
- a CDS encoding homoserine kinase, with amino-acid sequence MVTVRVPATTANLGPGFDTLGMALDLFNYILMEERAHGLDIKADGEGGKIVSRTETNLVYQAAQRIFDLCGYKPQGLYIRLINQIPFARGLGSSAAAVVGGLVGANSIVGNQVPVKELVQIATKIEGHPDNVVPALLGGIAVSAEISDEVIYRKIEPPSNLKIVVAVPKFSLTTREAREILPQFVTVKDAVFNLSRAGLMVIALMERDLDLFGKVMDDRLHQPYRSCLIPGMDEVVIAAKAAGALGCVLSGAGPTLIAFAEERCRQIANAMSDTFIKHGVDCSVRELAPSSLGAELVA; translated from the coding sequence ATGGTTACTGTCCGTGTTCCTGCGACCACAGCTAATTTGGGGCCAGGTTTTGACACACTAGGCATGGCCTTAGATTTGTTCAATTATATCTTAATGGAAGAGCGTGCACATGGTTTGGATATTAAGGCTGACGGAGAGGGTGGTAAAATCGTTTCCCGCACTGAAACAAATCTTGTCTACCAGGCTGCGCAAAGAATTTTTGACTTATGTGGGTATAAACCCCAAGGCCTATATATTCGACTAATTAATCAAATCCCTTTTGCGCGTGGGTTAGGCAGTAGTGCCGCTGCAGTTGTTGGTGGATTGGTGGGGGCCAATTCAATCGTTGGAAACCAGGTTCCGGTTAAAGAACTTGTTCAAATAGCGACAAAAATCGAGGGCCATCCTGACAATGTTGTGCCAGCTTTACTGGGAGGCATTGCTGTTTCAGCTGAGATAAGCGATGAAGTGATATATAGAAAGATTGAGCCGCCCTCAAATTTAAAAATTGTAGTAGCTGTACCAAAGTTTTCCTTGACAACTCGGGAGGCTAGAGAGATATTACCCCAATTTGTAACTGTAAAAGATGCCGTATTCAACCTGAGCCGGGCTGGTTTAATGGTAATCGCACTGATGGAAAGAGATTTAGATTTATTTGGAAAAGTCATGGATGATCGGCTTCACCAACCTTACCGCAGTTGTTTAATACCTGGTATGGATGAAGTAGTGATTGCTGCTAAGGCAGCCGGTGCATTGGGTTGTGTATTAAGTGGCGCCGGACCAACTCTGATAGCATTTGCGGAAGAGCGTTGCCGGCAGATTGCCAATGCCATGTCCGATACTTTTATCAAGCATGGAGTGGATTGTAGTGTAAGGGAATTAGCGCCTAGTTCCTTGGGGGCAGAATTGGTTGCTTGA
- a CDS encoding threonine synthase yields the protein MAWKGILTEYREYLPVSLSTPDITLLEGNTPLIPAESISKIIGARVFLKFEGLNPTGSFKDRGMVMAVAKAVEEGSQALMCASTGNTSASAAAYAAKCGLKCTVLIPEGNIALGKLAQALIYGAKVISIQGNFDEALELVRTITQDYPITLVNSINPYRLEGQKTAAFEVCDALVAAPTYLSIPVGNAGNITAYWRGFNQYFYAGRIASLPKMIGFQAEGAAPLVLGKIVEKPETVASAIRIGNPATWDGAINAAKESGGYIGSVSDQEILSAQRLLASSEGIFAEPASAASIAGILRHAKNKSFREDDLIVCVLTGNGLKDSQTAIKQISEPISIPATREAVLKEVL from the coding sequence ATGGCATGGAAAGGAATATTGACCGAGTACAGGGAATACCTGCCCGTTTCTTTAAGTACGCCTGATATAACCCTTTTAGAAGGAAATACTCCCTTGATACCTGCCGAATCCATCTCTAAAATAATTGGGGCAAGGGTTTTTCTTAAATTTGAGGGGCTTAATCCTACTGGCTCTTTTAAAGACCGAGGAATGGTAATGGCTGTTGCAAAAGCAGTGGAAGAAGGGTCACAAGCCCTGATGTGCGCCTCAACTGGAAATACTTCAGCCTCTGCAGCCGCTTATGCTGCTAAATGCGGGCTAAAATGTACTGTATTAATTCCGGAAGGCAACATAGCTCTTGGGAAACTGGCACAAGCCCTGATATATGGTGCAAAAGTAATTTCAATTCAGGGTAATTTCGATGAAGCGTTAGAATTGGTCCGAACTATAACACAAGATTATCCAATTACGTTAGTAAATTCAATCAATCCCTACAGGTTAGAAGGCCAGAAAACAGCCGCCTTTGAGGTTTGCGATGCATTGGTTGCTGCCCCGACCTATCTTTCTATTCCGGTGGGTAATGCTGGCAACATTACAGCATATTGGCGCGGGTTTAATCAGTATTTTTATGCTGGCAGAATAGCCAGTCTACCTAAAATGATCGGTTTCCAGGCAGAAGGAGCTGCTCCTTTGGTTTTAGGCAAGATAGTCGAAAAACCTGAAACTGTTGCCTCAGCAATCAGGATTGGAAACCCAGCTACATGGGACGGAGCTATTAATGCTGCAAAGGAGTCCGGTGGGTATATTGGCAGCGTTTCTGATCAAGAAATATTGTCGGCCCAGCGACTGCTGGCTTCCAGTGAGGGTATTTTTGCGGAACCTGCTTCTGCTGCTTCGATTGCTGGAATATTGAGACACGCTAAAAACAAGAGTTTTCGCGAAGATGATCTGATAGTTTGTGTTTTAACTGGAAATGGTTTGAAGGATTCCCAAACGGCGATCAAGCAGATTTCGGAGCCAATCTCGATTCCTGCCACCAGGGAAGCGGTATTAAAGGAAGTCCTTTAA
- a CDS encoding ACT domain-containing protein encodes MSSGLDRFYIVSSEILPETILKTALAKKLLAKGEAATIHEAVEKIGLSRSAFYKYKEGIFPLHDATSGKIVTLSMHLEHRFGILSQVLNTVAKAHGNILTINQGLPLQGLALVTIAMETAEMCASLEDVLMLVSRIEGVKNIEIVGQS; translated from the coding sequence GTGAGTAGCGGTCTAGACCGCTTTTATATCGTTAGTTCTGAGATATTACCGGAGACAATTCTAAAAACTGCACTGGCAAAAAAGCTCCTGGCAAAAGGCGAAGCTGCAACTATTCATGAGGCAGTTGAAAAGATCGGGTTAAGTCGCAGTGCCTTTTATAAATATAAGGAAGGTATATTCCCCTTACATGACGCGACCAGCGGAAAAATTGTAACTTTATCGATGCACCTGGAGCATAGATTCGGTATTCTGTCTCAAGTTCTTAACACCGTAGCCAAGGCTCATGGAAATATTCTTACTATTAATCAAGGTTTGCCTCTGCAGGGTTTAGCACTTGTTACAATCGCAATGGAAACGGCTGAAATGTGTGCATCCTTGGAAGATGTTTTGATGCTAGTGTCGAGGATAGAAGGAGTAAAGAATATTGAAATAGTCGGGCAAAGTTAG
- the spoIVA gene encoding stage IV sporulation protein A, whose protein sequence is MEKLDIIKDIAERTGGDIYLGVVGPARTGKSTFIKRFMDLLVIPNIKNPNDRDRARDELPQSGAGRTITTTEPKFIPNEAVEVIIREGLKMKVRLVDCPGYTVPGAVGYQDETGQPRLVGTPWFTEDVPYQEAAEIGTKKVIADHSTIGIVVITDGSISDLPRENYLDAEERVIWELKELGKPFVVVLNSAYPYYESTIAIARSLEEQYGIPVIPMNCEEMTEDNTINILEEALFEFPVVEVNFSLPEWINELDNNHWLRQSLERCILGATARIKRLRDVDGAVDELAKIDLVQKITLAKMDLGTGTASIQIEAKEGLFYQVLREATGYSIEGEHHILSLMKELSVAKKEYDKVVFGLQEVRNTGYGVITPVMEEIVLEEPELIKQGGRFGVKLKASAPSIHLVKANITTEITPLIGTEKQCEDMVKYMVDEFEENPAKIWETNIFGKSLYDLVREGIQGKLYRMPENAQVKLQDTIQRIVNEGSGGLICIII, encoded by the coding sequence TTGGAGAAACTGGATATCATCAAGGATATTGCGGAACGTACAGGAGGCGACATTTATCTTGGTGTCGTCGGTCCAGCACGAACCGGCAAGTCTACCTTTATTAAGAGATTTATGGATTTATTGGTAATTCCCAACATTAAGAACCCCAACGATAGGGATCGGGCACGGGATGAACTCCCTCAGAGCGGTGCGGGAAGGACTATCACCACAACTGAACCCAAATTTATTCCTAATGAAGCCGTGGAAGTTATTATTCGAGAGGGCCTGAAAATGAAGGTTCGACTTGTTGATTGCCCGGGTTATACTGTGCCTGGTGCTGTTGGTTACCAGGATGAAACTGGGCAGCCTCGCTTAGTTGGAACCCCATGGTTTACAGAGGATGTCCCTTACCAGGAAGCGGCAGAAATTGGAACTAAAAAAGTTATTGCAGACCATTCTACAATTGGAATAGTTGTAATAACAGATGGCTCTATTTCCGATCTCCCAAGAGAGAACTATCTGGATGCTGAGGAAAGGGTGATCTGGGAACTTAAAGAACTTGGGAAACCTTTTGTAGTTGTATTGAACTCAGCATACCCCTATTATGAAAGCACTATTGCCATTGCTCGTTCACTTGAGGAGCAATATGGAATCCCGGTTATTCCGATGAACTGCGAGGAAATGACCGAAGATAATACTATTAACATATTGGAAGAAGCATTATTCGAATTTCCAGTGGTTGAAGTTAATTTTTCCCTGCCTGAATGGATTAATGAACTTGATAATAATCACTGGTTAAGGCAAAGCCTTGAAAGATGCATATTGGGTGCAACTGCTCGGATAAAAAGATTGAGGGACGTAGACGGAGCAGTTGATGAGTTAGCGAAAATAGACTTGGTTCAAAAAATAACTCTGGCAAAAATGGACTTGGGTACCGGAACCGCTTCAATCCAAATTGAGGCCAAGGAAGGTTTGTTTTATCAAGTTTTACGGGAAGCAACTGGCTATAGTATTGAAGGCGAACATCACATCCTATCATTAATGAAAGAGTTAAGTGTTGCCAAAAAAGAGTACGACAAGGTTGTCTTTGGTCTGCAAGAGGTTAGAAATACCGGTTATGGGGTAATAACACCAGTAATGGAGGAAATCGTACTAGAGGAACCAGAGCTTATTAAGCAAGGCGGTAGGTTTGGTGTAAAACTAAAGGCCAGTGCTCCGTCTATCCACCTGGTAAAAGCAAATATTACCACAGAAATAACACCTCTTATTGGAACAGAAAAACAATGTGAGGACATGGTTAAATATATGGTTGATGAATTTGAGGAAAACCCAGCAAAAATTTGGGAGACCAATATTTTTGGTAAGTCCTTATATGATTTGGTTCGCGAGGGTATTCAGGGAAAATTGTACAGAATGCCTGAAAACGCACAAGTTAAATTGCAAGATACTATTCAGCGGATTGTAAACGAAGGTAGCGGAGGCTTGATTTGCATAATAATTTAA
- a CDS encoding NAD(P)H-dependent glycerol-3-phosphate dehydrogenase → MNDQISVLGAGSWGTALAMLLHQKGFQVNLWSRDANIAEEIKEQRSNSRYLPGISIPKEIWATHYLEEAVQKSQLWVLAVPSHAVRKVASTVRPFLASNTVIVNTAKGLEDNSHQRMSEIIKHELGGCANIAVLSGPSHAEEVCRFYPTAVVVSSENKNCAELVQDVFIFSTFRVYINPDLIGVELGGALKNVIALATGIADGLGLGDNARAALITRGLAEITRLGTVMGANPLTFSGLTGLGDLIVTCNSMHSRNRRAGIEIGKGRQLEEVLKKVGMVVEGVKTTRSAWQLARKYGIEMPITNQVYNLLFEGKDPALGVAELMQRQKKPHELEEVATHLNQL, encoded by the coding sequence TTGAACGATCAGATTTCTGTTCTAGGAGCTGGTAGCTGGGGAACCGCCTTGGCAATGCTGCTCCATCAAAAAGGATTCCAGGTAAATCTTTGGTCAAGGGATGCAAACATTGCGGAAGAGATCAAAGAACAAAGGAGTAACTCCCGTTATTTGCCTGGAATATCCATTCCCAAAGAAATTTGGGCAACCCATTATTTAGAAGAGGCAGTGCAAAAATCTCAACTTTGGGTGCTAGCAGTTCCGTCTCATGCAGTCCGAAAGGTTGCCTCAACGGTTCGGCCGTTTTTAGCTTCTAATACAGTGATCGTTAATACAGCTAAAGGTTTAGAAGATAATTCTCATCAGCGAATGTCAGAAATTATTAAGCATGAGCTAGGAGGATGCGCCAATATCGCTGTGCTTTCCGGCCCTAGCCATGCCGAAGAAGTATGCAGATTTTATCCAACTGCCGTTGTTGTTTCATCCGAAAACAAGAATTGTGCAGAATTGGTTCAAGACGTTTTTATTTTTTCTACATTTAGAGTTTACATTAATCCAGACCTGATTGGAGTGGAATTGGGAGGGGCCTTGAAAAATGTTATCGCCTTGGCGACAGGTATCGCCGATGGACTGGGTCTGGGAGATAATGCCCGAGCTGCGCTAATAACCAGAGGGCTGGCGGAGATAACCCGCTTGGGCACAGTAATGGGTGCCAATCCATTGACTTTCTCAGGATTAACCGGATTAGGCGATTTGATTGTGACTTGTAACAGTATGCACAGCCGGAATAGGCGTGCCGGAATTGAGATTGGTAAAGGCAGACAGCTTGAGGAAGTGCTGAAAAAAGTGGGTATGGTTGTTGAGGGGGTTAAGACCACCAGATCTGCGTGGCAACTGGCTAGAAAATATGGAATTGAAATGCCGATCACCAATCAGGTATATAATCTATTATTTGAAGGTAAGGATCCAGCGCTAGGTGTTGCCGAACTTATGCAAAGACAGAAGAAACCCCACGAATTGGAGGAGGTCGCAACACATTTAAATCAACTATGA
- the plsY gene encoding glycerol-3-phosphate 1-O-acyltransferase PlsY, translated as MKLLFVLLFSYLLGSIPIGLLVAKFKGIDIRRYGSGNIGATNVFRILGTGPGLIVLIGDMIKGIIAVWVGGAIEGPNLALIAGLTAIAGHSWSIFLNFSGGKGVATAGGVLLALAPGVVAVALAVWVTIVVLFRYVSLASIIAAITVPFLMALFGKPWSLFGFGVLAAVLVIYRHKPNIKRLLAGKELKIGDNTR; from the coding sequence ATGAAATTATTATTTGTGTTGTTATTTTCCTATTTGCTTGGTTCTATTCCTATCGGCCTCCTGGTAGCCAAATTTAAAGGGATCGATATTCGCCGTTATGGCAGCGGAAATATTGGAGCTACAAATGTGTTTAGAATCCTAGGTACCGGCCCAGGCCTTATTGTTTTGATTGGGGATATGATTAAGGGTATTATTGCCGTGTGGGTAGGTGGGGCGATAGAAGGGCCAAACCTGGCTCTAATTGCAGGATTGACAGCCATCGCCGGCCATTCTTGGTCTATTTTTCTCAATTTTTCCGGAGGGAAAGGAGTTGCAACGGCCGGCGGGGTTTTGCTAGCTTTAGCGCCTGGTGTTGTAGCAGTAGCCTTGGCAGTATGGGTGACTATAGTGGTATTATTTCGGTATGTTTCGCTAGCCTCTATTATCGCGGCAATTACTGTTCCTTTCTTGATGGCTTTATTTGGAAAGCCTTGGTCCTTGTTCGGTTTCGGTGTACTGGCAGCTGTCCTTGTTATTTATCGCCATAAACCAAATATCAAAAGGTTATTGGCTGGAAAAGAGCTGAAAATTGGTGACAATACCCGATAG
- the der gene encoding ribosome biogenesis GTPase Der, giving the protein MAKPIVAIVGRPNVGKSTLFNRLVGGMTAIVEDVPGVTRDRLYRDVNWVNVDFTLVDTGGISLTGFEDSIVLQMKAQAELAIQESDLVLFVVDGRAGLLSDDFEIADILRRSSKPLILVVNKIEDFKNKALITDFYTLGMGDPLPVSAAHGMNTGDLLDRIVQHLPIQGTDPDNNEDAINVAFVGRPNVGKSSLVNALLGEQRVIVSDTPGTTRDAIDTYISVEGQRFILVDTAGMRRKGKIEVPTERYSVIRSLRAIDRAEVALLIIDASEGLTEQDKKIAGYMHESGKAAIVVINKWDLIVKDDKTLRKFEEGLRNELGFLQYAPVIFVSAVTKQRIHKILELCRVVAEHANLRVSTANLNKAIEEAVQLNPPPTNKGRMLKIFYSTQSGTKPPTFVLFVNDPELMHFSYLRYLENKIRQSWDFSGTPIKIIVRKRDQTGQT; this is encoded by the coding sequence ATGGCCAAGCCAATAGTGGCGATTGTTGGGCGCCCAAATGTCGGTAAATCTACGCTGTTTAACCGGTTGGTTGGTGGAATGACAGCTATCGTTGAAGATGTTCCTGGTGTAACACGAGATCGTTTGTATAGAGATGTTAATTGGGTTAATGTGGACTTTACTTTAGTGGACACTGGCGGGATTAGTTTAACCGGTTTTGAGGACAGTATAGTTTTGCAAATGAAAGCACAGGCCGAACTAGCAATCCAAGAATCTGATTTAGTACTATTCGTAGTAGATGGAAGAGCTGGCCTTTTATCCGATGACTTTGAGATCGCGGATATTTTACGCCGGTCATCTAAGCCGTTAATTCTAGTTGTGAATAAGATCGAGGACTTTAAGAACAAAGCCTTAATAACAGATTTCTATACGCTTGGGATGGGCGATCCCCTACCTGTTTCGGCCGCTCATGGGATGAATACTGGTGATTTATTAGACCGAATAGTACAACATTTGCCTATTCAAGGCACTGATCCAGACAACAATGAAGATGCAATTAATGTTGCCTTCGTCGGCCGTCCAAATGTAGGCAAGTCGTCCTTGGTTAATGCGCTTTTGGGGGAACAACGGGTTATTGTCAGCGATACGCCGGGGACAACCCGGGATGCTATTGATACCTATATTTCTGTAGAGGGACAGAGATTTATTTTGGTTGATACAGCAGGCATGAGACGAAAGGGAAAAATTGAGGTCCCTACTGAACGATATAGCGTTATTAGGTCCTTAAGGGCTATTGACAGGGCTGAAGTTGCCTTGTTGATTATTGATGCAAGTGAGGGTTTAACTGAGCAAGACAAAAAAATTGCTGGGTACATGCATGAAAGCGGAAAGGCTGCCATTGTAGTTATAAACAAGTGGGACTTAATCGTAAAAGATGATAAGACGCTACGAAAATTTGAAGAAGGCCTGCGTAATGAGTTGGGGTTTTTGCAATATGCTCCAGTAATTTTTGTATCCGCAGTGACGAAACAGCGAATACATAAAATACTCGAACTTTGCAGGGTAGTTGCTGAGCATGCCAATTTAAGAGTATCGACGGCCAACCTTAATAAAGCGATTGAGGAAGCCGTCCAGCTTAATCCGCCGCCAACCAATAAGGGTAGGATGTTAAAAATATTCTATTCTACCCAGTCTGGTACTAAGCCGCCGACCTTTGTTCTATTTGTTAACGATCCAGAATTGATGCACTTTTCTTACCTCAGGTATTTAGAAAATAAAATCCGGCAATCATGGGATTTTTCTGGGACGCCGATCAAGATCATAGTCCGCAAACGGGATCAGACTGGTCAAACTTAA
- a CDS encoding DUF512 domain-containing protein translates to MSAGVVISNVIDNSIAATFGLKQGDLLLKINNNYIADPLDYQFFAAEENMILEVLQKCTGEKTVFTIQKLNPHQDLGLRFSSEHLNNPRQCANKCIFCFIDQMPPGFRNSLYVKDDDYRHSFLNGNFITLTNLSEKTIQKIIMMRLSPLYISVHTTNPELRSFMMGNRAAAKIMEQLIQLCRGDIGFHAQVVLCPGINDGSELDKTIKDLVSLRPHLKSIGIVPVGLTTFRKDLYELNSLTKEKAVELLEQVNGLQKKFLKLYGSRIVFLADEFYLKTNTGLPGSAFYEGFPQLENGIGMARIFVDEFKKVVRKLPPDQCMMRKIAIITGVSAAPVIQQLVSVLKERVIQLEAEVIPVTNFCFGPTVTVAGLLTGSDLLRELPGKVQQDTLIFIPQVMLRAEDQLFLDNITVLQLANAIKREIRVIPADAKSLIKGLLNPVDNMGVI, encoded by the coding sequence TTGTCAGCAGGTGTTGTTATTTCGAACGTTATCGACAATAGTATTGCTGCCACTTTCGGATTAAAACAGGGTGATCTTCTTTTAAAGATAAATAATAATTATATTGCCGATCCGTTGGATTATCAGTTTTTTGCTGCTGAAGAAAACATGATACTTGAGGTCTTGCAGAAATGCACCGGGGAAAAAACGGTATTTACTATTCAAAAATTAAACCCTCATCAAGATTTGGGGCTGAGATTCTCTTCGGAGCATCTCAATAATCCGAGGCAATGCGCCAATAAATGTATCTTCTGTTTTATAGACCAAATGCCGCCTGGCTTCAGAAATAGCCTCTATGTCAAAGATGACGATTACAGGCACTCATTTCTTAATGGTAACTTTATTACCCTGACAAACCTATCTGAAAAGACAATCCAAAAAATTATTATGATGCGGCTTAGCCCCCTCTATATTTCTGTTCATACAACAAATCCGGAACTGCGCAGCTTTATGATGGGGAACAGGGCCGCAGCGAAAATAATGGAGCAGCTAATACAACTATGCCGTGGAGATATTGGCTTTCATGCTCAAGTTGTATTGTGTCCAGGTATTAACGACGGTAGCGAATTAGATAAAACGATTAAAGATCTGGTTTCCTTGCGGCCGCATTTGAAATCTATCGGCATAGTTCCAGTTGGGTTGACCACATTTAGAAAAGACTTGTACGAATTAAATAGTTTGACTAAAGAAAAGGCTGTCGAATTGTTAGAACAGGTAAATGGGCTGCAGAAAAAGTTTCTAAAATTATACGGCAGCAGGATTGTATTTCTCGCCGATGAGTTTTATTTGAAAACCAACACTGGTTTACCTGGTTCTGCCTTTTATGAGGGCTTTCCTCAACTGGAGAATGGCATTGGAATGGCAAGAATATTTGTAGATGAATTTAAAAAGGTTGTCAGGAAGCTTCCACCTGATCAATGCATGATGAGAAAAATTGCAATAATTACAGGAGTTTCAGCAGCTCCTGTAATTCAACAATTAGTTTCCGTGCTGAAGGAGAGGGTAATCCAGTTAGAAGCCGAAGTTATCCCGGTTACAAATTTTTGTTTTGGTCCTACTGTAACAGTTGCTGGTTTGCTTACCGGTTCTGATCTGTTGCGGGAATTGCCGGGAAAAGTGCAGCAAGATACATTGATTTTTATACCTCAGGTTATGTTAAGGGCAGAGGATCAACTATTTTTAGATAATATTACCGTTTTGCAATTGGCTAATGCAATAAAACGGGAAATTAGAGTAATCCCTGCTGATGCAAAATCTCTTATCAAAGGGTTGTTAAATCCTGTTGACAATATGGGGGTTATATAA